Genomic window (Streptococcus porcinus):
CCAGCTATATTACTTGCATTTTTCTTTATTCTTGATTCTTTGGAAAATAGCAGAGCAAAAAAGATTAGGCACTAAGCCTAATCCAAATTTAGAATTATAAAGTCAATTATAACAGGAACTGATAACAGTCCCCCATCTAAAAAATGACTAACTACAGTAAGAAACAACTGACTTTACTTACGCTTACGCGCAATCAGATGAATCGGTGTCCCCTCAAAAGTAAAAGCCGCACGGATTTGATTTTCTAAGAAACGTAGGTAAGAAAAGTGCATCAACTCTTCCTCATTAACAAAAATAACAAAAGTTGGAGGTTTTACAGATACCTGAGTCGCATAGAAAATTTTAAGACGCTTCCCTTTATCTGTCGGTGTTGGATTAATTGCAATAGCATCCATAATAACATCATTGAGAACCGCTGAAGGAATACGACGATTTTGTGAATCACTGATACGCTTAATTAATTCTGGTAATTTATTTAAGCGTTGCTTAGTCAAGGCAGAAACAAAAATGATTGGAGCATAACTTAAAAATTGGAATTGATCACGAATGTCCTCTTCCCATTTTGAAACGGTATGGTTATCCTTTGCAATGGTATCCCACTTATTAACGACAATAATCATCCCCTTACCAGCTTCATGAGCAAAGCCAGCAATTCGTTTATCGTACTCTCGAATGCCTTCCTCAGCATTGATGACCATTAAAACAACATCTGAACGATCAATAGCACGCATAGCACGCATAACAGAATATTTTTCTGTATTTTCATAGACTTTACCCGATTTACGCATACCTGCAGTATCTATCATAGTAAATTCCTGACCCTCGCTATCTGTAAAGCTCGTATCAATAGCATCTCTAGTTGTTCCAGCCACGGGACTTGCAATAACACGGTCTTCTCCTAAAATAGCATTGATTAAACTCGATTTTCCTACATTAGGACGTCCAATCAAACTAAATCGGATGATATTTTCATTATCTTCGACTTCTTCGACGGGTAAATTCTCTACAATGGCATCTAAGACATCTCCAGTACCAATACCATGAACAGATGATAGCGGATAAGGGTCCCCCAAACCAAGTGAATAAAAATCATAAATATCATTACGCATTTCTGGATTATCCACTTTATTAATAGCTAAGATAACTGGTTTATGAGTGCGATAGAGCATTTTAGCAACATACTCATCAGCATCAGTAACACCTTCTTTACCAGAGACTACAAAAACAATAACATCCGCTTCGTCCATTGCAATTTGAGCCTGATGTTTAATTTGTTCCATAAAAGGAGCATCGACATCGTCAATCCCACCAGTATCAATCAATGAAAATTTGCGGTTCAACCATTCTCCGGTTGTATAGATACGATCACGTGTTACGCCTTCAACATCTTCAACGATGGAAATACGTTCCCCTGCAATTCGGTTAAATAATGTGGACTTGCCAACATTCGGGCGTCCAACAATGGCAACTGTAGGTAAAGCCATGATTCTCCTTTATACTTGTAATGTTTCCATTATCAATTTCTCTTTAATTAGTTTTTTTAACAATTAACGGCGGTTAGCTCCTTCAAGGTGGAATTCTTGCGCTAAGTAGCGGACTCTTTCCATTACACGCTTAGCCTGCCAAGTTTCATCATTTCCCTTGATATTCGCCCATTTCCGCTCCAAATCAGTCAAGCTATAATTAGAAGTGAAAAAAGTTGGCAACTCCTCTAACATACGGTATTGCAAGATCACTTGCAACACCTCATCACGTACCCAAGAGGTTGCTTGTTCTGCCCCTATATCATCTAGAATCAGTACTGGAACATTTTTTATAGCATCGATTTCATCTTTTACAGAACCTGATGAAATGGCATTTTTGACATCAATGGTAAAAGTCGGAAAATGAAGCAAAGTTGTTGAAACGCCCTTACGTTCTGATAATTCTCTAGCCATAGCTGCCATAAAATAGGATTTTCCAATACCCATGTCACCATATAGGTATAAACCTTTTTGACTTACATTAGGATATTGCTCAACAAAATCAAGAATCTTAGATAAAGCTTGCATACGACTAGCATTATTGACATCAATATCTGTCATGTTGATATTACGATAAGATTTAGGTAAATTGACCAAATTAATACGATCTGAAATGGCAGCTTTTTCCTTAGCTTCAACCAATTCTTTTGTTTCTTGATAAGAAACGTCTGCATAACCTTCGTTCATAACCAATATTGGTGCGTAGCCTTTGGCAATATATGAATGATCACCTGTTTGGTACTTTTGACGCTCAAGTAAAAATTGATTAAATTTGGATAAACTTAAAGTTATTTCGTCTTGATTCAGACCTTGAGAAGTGATAAAAGCTGCAACTTCTGGATCTGCCAAAATCCTTTCAATTAATTGATTAGAATCTACACGGTTAAGCTTTCCTAATTTTTCCATAGTATTTCCAATTTTTTCCATCTACTCACCACCTTTTTTCAATTTTTCTAAGCGTTTTAAGGCCTCTGCTTTGAATTTATCAAGTTGCTCTTGCTCCTCAGCACTTGTCGTTTCTTGATAATCTGGATTACTCCATTGAGGAACATTTGTTTTAGATGCTTTTGCTTTGGCAGTAGTTGGTTTGCCTTTACGATCTTCAAATGCACGCATCTTTAGGATAGCTTCTTCGGCATTTGCCACTCCTTGGTACGAAAAATCGTTGGCAACTTTCAACAAATAATTTTTCTGAAGATTAGCTGAATTGGTTTTATTAAAGGTATATAAAACCATGATATTAATAACTTCATCCAAAAAATCCATTTGGGCTAATCTTATGAGAAGATTTTTTTCATCCTCAGTCACCGTTGCTCTTTTAGCTTTTTTTATTTTTTCTAAAAATAACTGAGCCTTGTCTTTTTTTGCTTCACGAATAATAATGTGTTCTGCCTGAGTAAACTCTTCTGATTTTGAGGGTTGGGTCAGCATTTGTTTTTTCTGAGCAATCATCCGATTTGGTGAGATTTTCCCACTCACAGCTGTTGCCTTGGCTAATTGATACGTATCAAACCATGTCATTTTATATTCTTCGGCGATACTATAAAGTCTTACAACATCTTCATTTTCATTAGTAAACTGCAAGCCATCACGAGTCATCAATTGTTGAAAGCTATCTAAATCAAAAACTATCTTATTTTTCTTAGATTTCAGAGTTACGTCAAGATCTGCTGGTGCTTTTCCAAACACATCTGAAAATTTTTTTGAAATATCTCTAGCTTGATTTGGAATGGTAACCTCCAACTCAGACAGAGCTAGTTCTCCAATTTTCTGTTCCAGTAAACGTTTATAAATTGGATTAATCAAAAAATCTTCTAACTCCAAAGCTGGTTGCAATTTAATAAGATAATGGTTGACCTCTTGGTACAAAACTACTAAGTCAAGTGCTGTGAGGACAACCAAAGCTTCTTCTAAACGTGACATCCCAAATTGCAAATGATTGAGAATTTCACTATATTTATGTTCACGTTTCCCATCGTCAAAAAAATGTGTTAAATACTGATAAACCACTAAAGCATCACTACCAATAATGGGATAATAAAGCTGAATTAAACTGTTGGCATTATAAGAAACCTTATTCCGTTTCAGATAATAGTAGGTATCAATAGGTTTCATCTGTCACATTACTCTTTTTCTTCCCACGAACACGGGATGTGATTTGTTGCAGCAGCGCTTCAATCTCATCAACATCTTTAAAGCTTTTATAGACACTGGCAAAACGAACATAAGTAATCTCATCTAGTTCAGCTAACTCTTCCATCACCAAATTACCAATAGAGGTACTTGACACTTCGTTCTCATAATCAGCTCTAACTTTTTGCTCAATTCTAGAAATCAAATTTTCGATATCAGTACTTGAAACTGGGCGTTTTTGAGCACTTTGAACCACACCATTTAGGATTTTATCCCGGGAAAATTGCTCTCTTGTCCCGTCTTTTTTAATGACTAAAAGTGGGAGTTCTTCTAAGCGCTCAAAAGTAGTAAAACGTGTATGACATTTTTCACACTCTCTTCGACGTCTAATCGTATTACCGTCTTCAGCTTGTCGGCTATCGATAACACTGGATTTATTATAATTACACTTTGGACAACGCACGCAAACACCCCAATTCTATCAAATTAATCTAGTATCCTATTTTATCATAAATTATAAGATAACAAAAGTATCTGTCCCACTATTATATAGGTATATAGGCCTTTAAAGTTAGAGAAAACATAAAACGAGCTATCTTAACGATAACCCGCTTACGACAATTTTTATTTTTCACAACTAACTCATCCATTTCTGAAAAATTGTTTTAAGAAGAGAAGTCCTTGAGTTAGTCTGCTAATGGTATGTAAATGATAAAGGTTGAGCCTTTGTTCAGCTCACTCTTAACTTCCATCTTCAAATCGTAACCTTCTACAATTTGTTCTAGAATTGATAAGCCAATACCTAAACCAGCCTGAGTACTAGTCCGGTTTCGAGATTTGTCGCTACGATAAAAACGTTCAAAAATATGCTTAATATCTTCATTAGAGATCCCTTCACCTCGGTCAGAAACTTTTACAATAGCTTGTTTACCATCAGTCTCTAAGTCAAGAGAAATCTTCTTTTCAACCCGAGAGTACTTAATGGCATTATCAATCAGAATCATTAGAGCCTGCTCGAAATGATTTTTATAGATACAAGCAAGGGTCTCTTTTGTTCTTGGTTCCCAATTGAAAATAAAGTCTTCTCTCAGAACACGGAAATTCCCAATAACGGTTTCAATTGAAGCCTCTAAAACCATTGTATCCTTTTGATGACCTTCAAAACTTCCTTGAACTCGTATCATATCTAACATATCATTAATCATAATTGCCATACGATCCGCTTCGTGTGCCGTTGCTGAAAGACTCTCCTCTAAAATCTCTTCATCTTCCTTCCCCCAACGTTGTAGCAGTCCAATATGCCCTTTAATAATAGCAACTGGAGTACGAAGCTCGTGACTTACATCACTGATGAACCGAGACTGTAGCTTCGTATAACTTTCAACTTTATCTAACATGGTATCAAAGATTCCTGATAATTCTTCGATTTCATCTCCAGACCTAATCCGCGATCTTAGATTTAGATTATTTGGATTTTCAGAAATATTTCGCATGACATCATGAAGATTGTTTAAAGGTTCAAGAAATTTCCGCGTTGAAATATAAATAATGACATATGCCAGACTAGTGCCAAACAATTCCACAAAAATCAACCATAAGAGCAAGCGAGCTCTAATAACATAGTAGTCTTCTAAATCTTGATAAATTTGAACGTAACCGACTAGTTTGCCACTGCGATTCGAGTAAACCTTTTTGATAAGAGAGAACCCTCGGTACTCTCCTTCAACTTCATCTTTAAAAACTTTATTCAATGGACCAACTAAGTCATAGGAAAATTCAGATTCATCAGTCGTGAAAATCATTTTTTTATCTGTATTATAGATATAAATTTCTTGTTTGGTATCTAAAATATTCGTCAAGTCACGACGACTTCGAATCAGTTCAAGTCCTTTTTCAGATGCAATCTTTAAATTTGCTTTATGATTTGTATAGAGTACATTTGCTAAATTATCAAATGAAAAATTAGAGTTCACCTTGGACAGACGAACTCTAACTAAATCACTAGTATGAGTGATTGCTTGGGTTTCTTTTTTTACTAAAAAATAATCAGTAGAATAGTAAGCAACCATTGTAAATGCAGAAAAAATACAGAAAAACAAAACAAAGAATAAGCTAGACAAGCGTTTAGGTAATGATCTTTTATATTTTCTTACTTTCCGATTTTTCATAAGCTATAACTATTTTTCGCGGATAACATAACCCATGCCACGAACAGTCTGGATATAAGATTCACGACCAGGCATGTCAATTTTGCCACGAAGATAACGAACGTAAACATCCACAACATTTGTTTCAACGGCTTCATCATATTTCCAAACATTAGAAAGCAACTCTTCTCGAGTCATGACACGATTCATATTTGTCATAAGGATATTCAAGAGATCATACTCACGTTTTGTTAGTGAAATTTCATCATCGCCACGGTTCACGGATCTATTTTGAGGGTTCAAAACTAGATCGCGATAAACACCTTGATTAGGTGCTTTCTTTTCAGTTTCAATATCTTGACGGCGGAAAATTGCCCGAATACGGGCTAACAACTCTTCAATAGCGAATGGTTTGACAATATAATCATCTGCACCGCGATCGAGACCTGCCACGACGTCCATAATAGAATCACGTGCAGTCATCATCATGATATAGGTAGTTTTCTCTGTTTGAAGACGACGAGTAACCTCAAAACCGTCCATTTCTGGAAGCATTAAATCTAGTAAAATTAAATCAAAATCTTTTTCTAACGCTGTTTCTAGGCCTTCACGACCGTTTACTTCTACTGTCACCTCGTAACCTTCATGTTGAAGTTCAAGTGAGACAAACCGTGCGAGATTTTTTTCATCTTCCACAATTAGAATTTTCTTTGTCATATATTTTCCTTTTCCCTTCTATCTTCTAAACAAGCTTTAATAGTCGGTTTTCCTTTTTTAATTGAGAGTTTTGTAATCCACTAGATTCTATAAAGTATTTCAGAATTTTAAAGAGTTACAAGAAACCCTCTTTTTGACTAATCAGATACTGTATAGAGTATATCAAAGACAGCTTTATTTAGCAACAAAAAATTACAATTTCCTTAAATAGTCAGTTTTATTCATCAAACAAGCCATCTAAACTTGCAAAAGGATTGTTCCCTTTTTTCTTTTCAGCTTGTAAAGCTTGAAACTGATCCTCTGTTAAAACTTCCCAATCATTACCAGAAGGCATTTCATCCGACTCTAATTCTTTGTCAGTTAAGATTTGTAATGGAATCGATAATAATATGTTATCAATAGCACTCACTTCTAAATCAATGCTATCATCTTCTAAAATCAATACTAGGCTTTCATCAATCTTATCCCCCATGTCTTTAACAGCTCCTTCTTCTGCGAAAAATTCCTGTATCGACTGGTTTTCTAATCTTTCAACTGGTTCCATGGAACGACTAGAAGGTAAAGTCAATGAATAGCTTAATTGATAATTTAAATGGTAAAGACCATCATCATAACTGACTGTGCCAACCACGTGAACATCCTTGATATCAATAATCGATGGATCACGTTCTATGAGACTTTTCTTTATCTCCAAATAGTGGTCAAATGAAATTGGTTCTTGTTTTTTCTTGATTTCTGAAATGTTTAACATAGGATCTCCTAATAATACTCTCATTTATTTTTACTATTATTTTAACAATTTGTCAATGTATTTCTGTAAAAAAGTGCTTTTTTTATCGCTTCAAAAGACAGGGGTCCTTTTACCTAAACCTATTTATAATAATATAAACAGAAAACTTAATACTATCTTAGTATAAAAAGAAGAGCTTAAGGTTTCCTTAAACTCTCACATATGACGCAATCGCTCAATTCGATCTTCGATAGGAGGATGTGTACTGAATAAATTCGAAACATCTTCTTTTTTACGTGGTTCATTAATGTAGAGGGCCGCACTCGCACTATCTATGGGACTAGATAATGGTTGAGAATCTTGTAATTTTTGCAAAGCTTTAATCATACCTTCAGGATTACGTGTTAATTCAACTGAACTTGCATCAGCTAAGTATTCCCTTTGTCTAGAAATAGCCAATTGGACAAGTGAAGCTACTATTGGGGCCAATATCAGTGACAAAAAGGAAAAGAGTAACAGAAATATTCCTAAAGCACTATCATCTCGGTCATCATCACGACTTCTACTACCACCTCCATACCACATCATATGGCTACCAATGCTGGAAATTAGAGCAATTGCACTTGCTAAAGCAACTGCAATTGTTGAAATTCGAATATCGTAGTTACGGATGTGACTAATTTCATGCCCAATAACTCCCTCTAATTCCTCGCGATTCATAACTTGCAACAAACCACTTGTTGCAGCTACTGCTGCGTTTTGAGGACTTGATCCTGTAGCAAAAGCATTTAAAGAAGGATCATCGATAATGTAAACTTTTGGCATCGGTATCTGGGCAACCATTGCCATATCCTCAACAATGTGAAAAAAGTCAGGAGCCTCATCAACCGTAATTTCCCTTGCATTATTCATACTCATAACTACAGCTGTGGATTGAAAAATCATACTAAAAGCATAAATAGAGCCAACAATCAGCGCGATAACTATACCCAACTGATATGACCTAGCCAATAAATAGCCTGCGGCAGCACCTATTGCTGTTAATAGGAAGAAAAAGGCGATAATGAGAATAACTGTGCGTCGCTTATTATGAGAAATTTGTTGATAGAGCATCTTCTCCCCTTCTAAAAACAGATTTTAGCTACCTTAGAAATTAAATTCCACTTTTGGAACTGCTTTTTCTTCATCAGGTGTTTGCAGAAATTCACTTGGTTTAAACCCAAACATTTTCGCTACAAGGTTGCTTGGAAAAGTTTCTAATTTCATATTGTAATTAGATGTTGTTGTATTAAACAATTGACGTGAGTAAGAAATTTTATTTTCAGTATTAGTCAATTCATCTTGTAACTTCAAGAAATTAGTATTGGCCTTTAAATCTGGATAGTTCTCAGCTACTGCTATCAAGCTTGCAACTTGTTTAGTTAGTTCATTTGAAGCTTCCATAGTTGCTGCGGGCGTTGAAGCGTGGGCAACCTGTGAACGAAGTTCTGTGATTTTCTGAAAGGTTTTTTCTTCATAAGCAGCATATCCTTTCACGGTTTCAATCAAGTTAGGAATTAAATCGTTCCTTCTTTTTAATTGAACATCGATTTGACTCCAAGCTTCCTTGGTATGCATCCTGCTTTTAACAAGACTATTATAGCTAGACATTAACCAAAGGGCTAAGAGCGCTATAAGGACTAAAATAATTACAAATGTCATAGTATTTCTCCTTTTTATCTACTGACTTAATTATAGCAATTTTCAGCCGAATAGCAACTATCAATGTTGTAGAGACTTTCTTCTTAAGCATTTGTTTATCACTATAATTATGTTAGAATAGAAAAAAATCAAAAATTGAAGGAAAACAATGACCCCAGAAGAATTTTACCAAACGTTAGCAAAGTCTGGATATAACCTAAGCCAAAAGCAAAAAGATCAGTTTGATACCTATTTTAACACCCTAATTGAGTGGAACCAAAAGATTAATTTAACAGCAATTACTGAAAAAAATGATGTCTACCTAAAACATTTCTACGATTCTATTGCTCCTATCTTGCAAGGTTATATTCCTAATCAGCCTATTCAACTCCTAGATATCGGCGCCGGAGCAGGCTTTCCAAGCCTTCCTATGAAAATTATCTTTCCACAACTGCAAGTAACTATCATCGACTCTTTAAACAAGCGGATTACCTTCTTAGCCCATTTAACTCAGGAACTAGGCTTAGATGGAGTGACTTTTTATCATGGCAGAGCAGAAGATTTTGGTCAAGATAAGGACTTTCGCTCTAAATACGACTTAGTTACAGCACGTGCCGTAGCCAGAATGCAAATTCTGTCAGAGTTAACAATCCCTTTCCTAAAAGTTGGAGGACAACTCATCGCCCTCAAAGCGCAAGCTGCTGACCAAGAGTTAGATGATGCCCGCAGGGCACTTCACCTTCTCTTTTCACAAGTAGTTAGCAACCACCATTATCAATTACCAAATGGTGACGATCGGTACATGACCATTGTTGAAAAGAAAAAAGAAACACCTAATAAATACCCACGTAAAGCTGGGATACCAAATAAAAAACCACTTTAAAAAGAATAAAGCTAAATTATTTTTAAGATTTGGCTTTTTTGATTAATTTTTGATAAGATGAAAGGGATACTTTAAGGAGGACTTATGAGACTACCACCTATCAGAACTTGGACGGTCACACAAAAATTGACCCTAAGTTTTGCTTCTGTTATTCTAATCGGCACCACCCTGCTGTCTTCGCCTTTGACACACTCCCCAAGTGCCCATCAAGCTACTTTTTTAGATCATCTATTCAATGTTGTATCCATGGTGTGTGTAACGGGCCTATCAGTCATACCTGTTTCCGAAGCTTATAACGGCCTAGGTCAAACGATTGTTATTTGTCTCATGCAAATTGGAGGACTTGGGCTAGTAAGTTTTATTGCTTTTAGTACCTTTGCTTTAAAGCGTAAAATGGATTTGTCTGGCCATACCTTACTACAGTCTGCCTTAAACCGAAAAGATAGTAAAAACTTAAAAGATTTTCTTTTCTTTGCTTATAAGATTACCTTTATCATCGAAATGCTCGCATGTGCAATTATCGCAATTGAATTCGTTCCTCGTTTTGGTTGGAAAAATGGTCTATTCAATAGTGTTTTTTTAGCTGTCTCTGCTTTCTGCAATGCCGGTTTTGATAATTTGGGGAGCTCTAGCCTAAAAGATTTTGTTCTCAACCCAACAATTAATTTTGTTATCTCTGCTCTGATCATCTTCGGAGGAATTGGTTTTGCTGTCTGGCACGATGTCACGGAAAACTTGAGACGCTATTTCGTTGAAAAACCAAAATGTCATGGTTTATTTTACCGAAAACTATCCAATCAAACTAGACTAGTACTTCAAACCACTGGCCTTATCTTAGTCTTAGGAACTTTATTAACCTGGTTTTTGGAAAAAGATAATCCTAAAACAATTGCTAATTACACCTTCATAGAACAACTGATGGTTAGCTTTTTTCAAACCGTAACGATGCGGACTGCTGGCTTTGCTACTTTATCCTACCTAGACACGTTAGCACCAACAAATTTTCTTTACATGATTCAAATGGTTATTGGTGGGGCTCCTGGAGGAACTGCGGGAGGTATCAAAGTAACAACTGTAGCCATTACTATTTTACTTTTAAAAGCAGAGCTTTCTGGACAATCCCAAGTAACATTCCAAAATCGGATTATCACTAGTCGAACCGTAAAACAAACAATGTCTGTTTTAATCTTCTTTATGTCAGTATTTATCATTGGCTATACCCTTCTACTCAGCGTAGAACCTACTTTAGATCCTGTCGCCCTACTTTTTGAAGCAGTTTCAGCAATTGATACCGTTGGGGTTACAATGGATATTACTCCAAAATTATCTACACCAGGTAGGGTCATCATTATGTTCTTAATGTTTATTGGACGTGTAGGGCCTATTACTTTTTTACTGAGCTTAATTCAAAGAAAAGAAAAAACAATCCGATATGCAACCACAGATATTTTAGTAGGATAAGACAGGAGAATAAATTATGAAACGTAAAACTATAGGTGTATTAGGCTTAGGCATTTTTGGGAGAACAGTAGCTAGACAGTTGAGTCAGTTTGATCAAGACGTGATTGCTATTGATAAAAGTGAGGCCAATGTTAATGAAATTGGCAATCTTGTCACAAAGGCCGCTGTCGGTGATATGACCGATAATGATTTTTTATTAGCCGTTGGAATTGACCAATGTGACACTGTCGTTATTGCCACGGGAAATAATCTTGAAGCGTCAGTTCTAGCAATTATGCATTGTAAAAAACTTGAAGTTCCTGCTATTATTGCGAAAGCCAAAAATAAAATCCATGAGGAAGTCCTCTATGGTATCGGTGCGACAAATGTTATCACTCCTGAACGTGACTCTGGTAAAAGAGTTGCCTCAAACATTCTAAAATGTCATATCGAAAGCATTATCTACCTCGAGCATGGTATTTCAATGATAAATTTTGCTATCCCCGAATCCTGGGTGGGAAAAACCTTAACGGAGTTAGATGTTAGACAAAAGTATGAATTGAACATTATTGGCACTAGACACGAGAAAGAAAGTTCCTTAGATCCAAATGTTAATCCTACTGCTCCGCTTGAGCCAAATACTATCCTCGTTGCAATTGCCAATAATCATACTTTTGAAAAATTTGATTACCTTGGTTACTTAAAATAACTTTTATATGAATATAAAGAGTAGACCTGATTGAGGTCTACTCTTTTACTTATGACTAAAATATCTTGTTAGACGATCGCCAGTGAATTGTATACTAAAAATAAGAAATAGTATCAGTAACGTCGCTACCCAAGTCACATCATTATTGAATCTATTATATCCATAAGAAATAGCAACATTTCCCAGACCACCAGCTCCAATAGCTCCCGCCATTGCTGTCTCTCCAACCAGTGAAATTAAAGTCACCGTCGAAACACGAATCAAATCTGGTAATCCCTCACTAAGATAAACACGAACAATATCCCAAAAAGTTGCTCCTGAAGCCTGTGCTGCTTCAATAACTCCCTTATCAAGTTCTGAAAAGACAACTTGAACTTGACGAGCAAAAAACGGAAATGTCGCAAAAGTTAAAGGAACAAGTGCTGCATTAGCACCAAGAATTGTTCCCATTACCAAATAAGTGAAGCTTGCTAAGATAGCAATTAATATAATAAAAGGAATCGCTCGAAAAATAGATGTCACTTTATCCAAAATCCAGGAAACTGCCTTATTTTCAATCACACCGCCTGGCCCCATTAAAACTAAGAGAAGTCCTAAAAAGAGCCCAATACTCCCTCCAACAATGAATGGGACAATAGTCATGTAGATGGTATTCCAAATCGCTAGGCCCCAGCCAGCATCACCAGACCAGCCTAGTTGATAAACATTTGGTAAATAAGTTTGAATGATACTTGACATTTATTTTCCTCTCTTTAATATCGTTAAGTCAACACCAGCTTTTGCTAGTGCTTCTTCTGCTAATCCAAGGTTTTTAGCATCGCCTTCTAAAACCAAAATCATTTCACCAACAGGAGTCTGATCTAAGATTTCAATATTCCCATATAAAATATTAGCAGTTACTTCGTAATCTCTATATATTTGGTTCAATATTGGTTCATCTGTTGACGTACCAGCATATTTAAGTTGTGCCAATAATGCATCTTTGGGCAATTGCTTAACAATTTCTTGCTGGTTGATTTTCCCTAAAGCTTCATCAATACCAGTTGCTGTCCGGATAAACTCTTGTGTTAGGGCTTGTTTGGGATTTG
Coding sequences:
- the ktrB gene encoding potassium uptake transporter channel subunit KtrB; its protein translation is MRLPPIRTWTVTQKLTLSFASVILIGTTLLSSPLTHSPSAHQATFLDHLFNVVSMVCVTGLSVIPVSEAYNGLGQTIVICLMQIGGLGLVSFIAFSTFALKRKMDLSGHTLLQSALNRKDSKNLKDFLFFAYKITFIIEMLACAIIAIEFVPRFGWKNGLFNSVFLAVSAFCNAGFDNLGSSSLKDFVLNPTINFVISALIIFGGIGFAVWHDVTENLRRYFVEKPKCHGLFYRKLSNQTRLVLQTTGLILVLGTLLTWFLEKDNPKTIANYTFIEQLMVSFFQTVTMRTAGFATLSYLDTLAPTNFLYMIQMVIGGAPGGTAGGIKVTTVAITILLLKAELSGQSQVTFQNRIITSRTVKQTMSVLIFFMSVFIIGYTLLLSVEPTLDPVALLFEAVSAIDTVGVTMDITPKLSTPGRVIIMFLMFIGRVGPITFLLSLIQRKEKTIRYATTDILVG
- the rsmG gene encoding 16S rRNA (guanine(527)-N(7))-methyltransferase RsmG, coding for MTPEEFYQTLAKSGYNLSQKQKDQFDTYFNTLIEWNQKINLTAITEKNDVYLKHFYDSIAPILQGYIPNQPIQLLDIGAGAGFPSLPMKIIFPQLQVTIIDSLNKRITFLAHLTQELGLDGVTFYHGRAEDFGQDKDFRSKYDLVTARAVARMQILSELTIPFLKVGGQLIALKAQAADQELDDARRALHLLFSQVVSNHHYQLPNGDDRYMTIVEKKKETPNKYPRKAGIPNKKPL
- a CDS encoding methionine ABC transporter permease yields the protein MSSIIQTYLPNVYQLGWSGDAGWGLAIWNTIYMTIVPFIVGGSIGLFLGLLLVLMGPGGVIENKAVSWILDKVTSIFRAIPFIILIAILASFTYLVMGTILGANAALVPLTFATFPFFARQVQVVFSELDKGVIEAAQASGATFWDIVRVYLSEGLPDLIRVSTVTLISLVGETAMAGAIGAGGLGNVAISYGYNRFNNDVTWVATLLILFLIFSIQFTGDRLTRYFSHK
- the ktrA gene encoding potassium uptake transporter gating subunit KtrA; translated protein: MKRKTIGVLGLGIFGRTVARQLSQFDQDVIAIDKSEANVNEIGNLVTKAAVGDMTDNDFLLAVGIDQCDTVVIATGNNLEASVLAIMHCKKLEVPAIIAKAKNKIHEEVLYGIGATNVITPERDSGKRVASNILKCHIESIIYLEHGISMINFAIPESWVGKTLTELDVRQKYELNIIGTRHEKESSLDPNVNPTAPLEPNTILVAIANNHTFEKFDYLGYLK
- a CDS encoding LemA family protein — encoded protein: MTFVIILVLIALLALWLMSSYNSLVKSRMHTKEAWSQIDVQLKRRNDLIPNLIETVKGYAAYEEKTFQKITELRSQVAHASTPAATMEASNELTKQVASLIAVAENYPDLKANTNFLKLQDELTNTENKISYSRQLFNTTTSNYNMKLETFPSNLVAKMFGFKPSEFLQTPDEEKAVPKVEFNF